A single Anopheles arabiensis isolate DONGOLA chromosome 2, AaraD3, whole genome shotgun sequence DNA region contains:
- the LOC120893549 gene encoding glycine-rich cell wall structural protein-like, with amino-acid sequence MTNSGEVVRYETATKTGKDVTVQGYVFFKQVPAFTEPCLSTEANIYSANMVDLNKGELQHYVSSTLMCKRGWNGVVGGGVGGGVGGGVGGGVGGGTDDGVDGGVGGGVGGGVGGGVDGGVGGSVGGGTDGGVGGSVGGDTDGGVGGGDGGALTHNLPHGNGRWYGGINGVLANQSRSPMFG; translated from the exons ATGACCAACTCGGGCGAGGTGGTCCGTTACGAAACGGCCACAAAAACAGGCAAGGACGTTACGGTGCAGGGGTACGTGTTTTTCAAACAGGTGCCTGCCTTTACGGAACCTTGCCTTTCAACTGAGGCGAATATTTACTCTGCCAACATGGTAGATTTGAATAAGGGTGAACTGCAACACTACGTCAGCAGTACGCTGATGTGCAAG CGAGGCTGGAATGGTGTTGTTGGCGGTGGTGTTGGCGGTGGTGTTGGCGGTGGCGTTGGCGGTGGCGTTGGCGGTGGTACGGACGATGGTGTTGACGGTGGCGTTGGCGGTGGTGTTGGCGGTGGCGTTGGCGGTGGTGTTGACGGTGGTGTTGGCGGTAGTGTTGGCGGTGGTACGGACGGTGGTGTTGGCGGTAGTGTTGGCGGTGATACGGACGGTGGTGTTGGCGGTGGTGATGGCGGGGCGCTTACCCATAACCTTCCGCACGGAAATGGACGATGGTATGGCGGGATAAATGGAGTCCTGGCCAATCAGAGCAGAAGCCCGATGTTCGGGTAG